A window of the Zeugodacus cucurbitae isolate PBARC_wt_2022May chromosome 4, idZeuCucr1.2, whole genome shotgun sequence genome harbors these coding sequences:
- the LOC105210114 gene encoding uncharacterized protein LOC105210114 isoform X2, whose amino-acid sequence MRDDSVDVMGGGFTSALAIVHLQQQQSVVENEIHVSAVPIIGKNNKPISVDRKIKKSTQMQEKLLDNIQTENEDQNIEKAFNINNTRKGNKQSTATVKTTYARPSSTSGNNKASKESCGNFAEKLRRSFRRGEHKSLEIKPPEHRLESLGGTNHREKQYSPDDKISSCNSLIDSGDVNNFNSKPFGIRSLPPLQRNSHSIFSLSHLPSLGVGGSVELSGGTKNSVYSTTGGGHINPALLLDSPDADTPPEYAYHHLSSVATTNSSTSLESNSGDIGERTSSLTSISYWAWHQSNSSMGGEISTNSNNGVSGAGSSGRTVGEFGQSAKQHKQKQKLKSQSDSKSDIQQQQASRSCSITSESSSTKLTRLQNILFKSSNESTKSLHAHSNEGFTASSHNSSSGEWENLGFSTTSGSCSHVGADFFVGSFPEESDDIDNVFTVAQSAENKPVNTSRPVLKRADSSETAGSYYQYTLTSPNNPFLPEIIARTYHSGYDEKNKPLEDNVTNVKYGAGGDQSAAEIDGRGSHSAQLPTPVYSRAGSQESTYSESAVSAIATVKSCTPAPLSSSPINSSSSTPGRQRRKLFILNSPTRHLLHQQSSHKQQQQQQVTTPETSLRKSITCTSATDSNVLKSLNPFLPIASTVEGISKINNTVTTTTSTISKTPVSTTYSTTKRAPLKQSAVTSPITMPQDLNSKREEFLRATMKICLVVSPPNTKLQLKSKSLTHLDGLDPMAACHRGIPVSITPNMSHTEVCTNSANSTIQTFQQLYPDQYTGGVLNSSSTTTNITSEETSTPSGNRSVTSYKKISPFLQRKKPLLIRSEVTSSEYFSVSFCTNQGGLEEEFIPATKGVTLYSALSQALKRRNLTFSQIAINDNKPPNNFLETGYTPLASSLDENTDVENLAGHHLTVTECDDSRKTLQKAASFGSRTRPPRLLSSASTEEATETAVPGKQLKQRWSGLFGIKNPQQSQLCELLNSYAKNGVPQKRASVNFDHPDFDAALEYLDNMHKSWKDIATSTAMNDNEMRIQTAIWELVTTEVYYIHALQTVTDLFLACLEAIQLERLLTDVDQHRLFSNVRDICEANLKFWTLYLYPMVAHSVATGEPLSIAFFHQGFLAFASIFAPYKKYCAEQSTCQFYCKELNRNNALFTSYLAWCESQKLCNRLRLADILVRPMQRLTKYSLLLAAIKKHMLDVEQIESVDSMIHSVENFVFSVNNHLTTRQENERLKGVMARIESYDVVDTNNEHLDKMIKQHSKMFDLCAPMKGCPTHQVRHLFMEGDHKFKDNLGKADVHCFLLTDMLLVCKTIAKRGLGSLKVIRQPYLTDRLVVQQSNNILNCIYLNEFQVVVTAFTLQCSEAKNWYESLKRAKMIYTRLKQGTGNWDNFRFGGGSGVSSGTVDALGVKRSPMNSSICSHVSSANNSHSGSVEWNDSRNISVDFEKANSLSSDDGSMGKNLQPGPLKLKVNTATANTLSVQPLNHLGQSLPNLNLNQSHTNLYYTYSNNTLLVPGTTTSHSGNLLLSPSHRGISYPPPSPTRVPLRRGMAFSTSTKNPPLVKTRNITSQNSINWSQLQSTSPSLQQRHKVASNASNSVLSLPLSGAQLTQNKSHGISESTTIAGPETKTIQLSNDNLIDGTCQQQQHPQQMPTCNETDV is encoded by the exons ATGAGGGACGACAGTGTGGACGTAATGGGCGGTGGTTTCACTTCCGCTTTAGCAATCGTAcatttgcagcaacaacaaagtgttgTTGAAAACGAAATACACGTCAGCGCAGTGCCCATAATAGggaaaaacaacaaaccaaTTTCCGTggacagaaaaataaaaaagtcaacGCAAATGCAGGAAAAATTATTGGACAATATACAAACGGAAAATGAAGACCAAAACATTGAAAAGGCTTTCAACATAAACAACACAAGGAAGGGAAACAAACAATCTACAGCAACGGTTAAAACCACATACGCCCGTCCAAGTTCTACTTCGGGGAATAATAAAGCATCCAAAGAATCATGTGGAAACTTTGCCGAAAAGTTAAGACGTTCATTCCGACGCGGTGAACATAAATCACTTGAGATTAAACCACCTGAGCACAGATTAGAGAGCCTTGGCGGTACAAATCACAGAGAAAAACAGTACTCTCCGGACGATAAAATTAGTAGCTGTAATAGTCTCATTGACAGTGGCGacgtaaacaattttaattcaaaGCCCTTCGGCATTAGATCATTGCCTCCACTACAGCGCAATTCCCATTCTATATTCTCTCTTTCTCACCTGCCAAGTCTGGGTGTCGGTGGGAGTGTCGAGTTGAGTGGCGGCACTAAAAACAGTGTGTACAGTACGACTGGTGGGGGACATATCAATCCGGCACTACTTTTGGACAGTCCAGATGCCGATACACCACCGGAATATGCATACCATCACCTAAGTAGTGTGGCGACGACGAACTCGAGTACCTCTTTGGAAAGCAACTCGGGCGACATCGGCGAACGCACTTCGTCTTTAACCAGCATAAGTTATTGGGCGTGGCATCAATCCAACTCCTCTATGGGTGGTGAGATAAGCACCAATAGCAACAATGGTGTGTCAGGAGCAGGTAGTTCGGGACGAACGGTGGGCGAATTTGGCCAATCAGCgaaacagcataaacaaaagcaaaagctaaAATCACAAAGCGATAGTAAAAGTgatattcaacaacaacaagcgagtCGTAGTTGTAGCATTACCAGCGAGAGCAGTTCAACGAAACTTACCCGTCTTCAAAACATTCTTTTTAAGTCAAGTAATGAAAGCACCAAAAGTCTTCATGCGCACTCCAATGAGGGATTTACGGCTTCGTCCCATAATTCTTCTTCAGGTGAATGGGAGAATTTGGGCTTCTCAACAACTAGCGGCAGTTGTAGTCATGTGGGCGCCGATTTTTTTGTCGGCAGTTTTCCAGAAGAATCCGATGATATTGACAATGTGTTTACGGTAGCACAATCTGCGGAGAACAAACCAGTTAACACATCAAGACCAGTATTAAAACGTGCTGACTCAAGTGAAACAGCAGGATCGTATTATCAATATACGCTAACCTCGCCGAATAATCCCTTTTTACCCGAAATTATTGCGCGCACATATCACAGCGGCTATGACGAGAAGAACAAGCCGCTCGAAGATAATGTGACCAACGTTAAGTATGGTGCGGGGGGAGACCAAAGTGCGGCTGAAATCGATGGCAGAGGCTCACATTCGGCTCAACTACCAACGCCTGTTTATAGTCGGGCAGGTTCTCAAGAGTCCACATATAGTGAGAGCGCTGTTTCTGCAATAGCCACAGTGAAAAGTTGTACTCCTGCACCGCTATCTTCTAGTCCTATTAATAGTTCATCATCAACTCCGGGTCGACAGCGCCGCAAGCTCTTCATTTTGAATTCACCCACACGACACTTGCTGCATCAACAGTCATctcacaaacagcaacaacaacaacaagtcacTACTCCAGAAACATCTCTCCGTAAATCTATAACGTGTACTTCCGCTACCGACAGCAATGTTCTAAAGAGTCTTAATCCTTTTCTTCCAATTGCGAGTACTGTTGAAGGTATCAGCAAAATCAACAACACAGTCACAACGACCACATCAACGATTTCAAAAACACCGGTCTCTACAACGTACAGTACAACGAAGCGTGCGCCACTAAAGCAATCAGCCGTAACATCTCCCATCACCATGCCGCAGGACTTGAATTCAAAACGCGAGGAATTCTTACGTGCTACCATGAAGATTTGCTTAGTAGTCTCTCCGCCAAATACCAAATTGCAG TTGAAATCGAAAAGTCTAACACACTTAGATGGCCTCGACCCGATGGCAGCATGTCATCGTGGTATTCCCGTTAGCATAACACCGAATATG AGCCACACCGAAGTTTGCACAAATTCAGCCAATTCAACAATTCAAACCTTTCAACAGCTTTATCCAGATCAATACACAGGTGGGGTGTTGAACTCttcttcaacaacaacaaatataactaGCGAAGAAACATCAACTCCATCAGGCAACAGGTCTGTGACGAGTTATAAGAAAATATCTCCATTTCTACAGCGTAAAAAGCCACTGCTAATACGCAGTGAG GTCACGAGTTCGGAATATTTTTCAGTGAGCTTTTGTACAAATCAAGGTGGTCTAGAGGAGGAATTCATACCAGCGACCAAAGGTGTAACTCTATA CTCCGCGCTAAGTCAAGCCCTAAAACGACGCAATTTGACATTCTCACAAATCGCCATTAATGATAATAAACCAcctaataattttttagaaactg GGTACACACCATTAGCTAGTTCTTTGGATGAAAATACTGATGTAGAAAATTTAGCTGGACATCATTTGACCGTAACTGAATGCGACGATAGTCGAAAAACTTTACAAAAGGCCGCATCATTT GGTTCCCGAACTCGTCCACCGCGATTACTCTCCTCCGCCTCTACAGAAGAGGCTACCGAAACTGCTGTTCCAGGAAAACAACTCAAACAACGCTGGTCCGGTTTGTTCGGTATTAAAAATCCACAACAGAGTCAATTATGTGAACTGCTTAATAGTTACGCAAAGAATGGTGTACCACAAAAGCGAGCATCAGTAAACTTCGACCATCCGGATTTTGATGCGGCCCTAGAGTATTTGGATAACATGCACAAATCGTGGAAGGATATTGCCACTAGCACAGCTATGAATGACAACGAAATGAGAATACAAACAGCAATTTGGGAGTTAGTTACCACCGAAGTATACTACATTCACGCACTCCAAACAGTTACAGAT tTGTTTTTGGCATGTTTGGAAGCTATACAATTAGAGCGACTTCTCACCGATGTAGATCAACATCGGCTCTTTTCGAATGTACGTGATATATGTGAAGCAAATCTTAAGTTTTGGACCCTTTATCTTTACCCTATGGTGGCGCACAGTGTCGCCACTGGTGAGCCTCTTAGTATTGCGTTCTTCCACCAGGGCTTTCTTGCTTTCGCCTCCATCTTCGCACCATACAAAAAGTACTGTGCAGAACAGAGTACTTGTCAGTTTTATTGCAAGGAGCTTAATCGTAATAATGCCCTTTTTACATCGTATTTGGCATGGTGTGAGTCTCAAAAGCTGTGTAACCGACTCCGATTGGCTGACATTTTAGTGCGACCAATGCAGCGATTGACCAAGTACAGTCTACTTTTGGCAGCGATTAAGAAACACATGTTAGATGTGGAGCAGATCGAGTCAGTCGATTCAATG ATACATTCAGTGGAGAATTTTGTATTTAGTGTGAATAACCACTTGACGACGCGACAGGAAAATGAACGTTTGAAAGGTGTTATGGCGCGCATTGAATCTTATGATGTAGTG GACACAAACAACGAGCATCTGGACAAAATGATAAAACAACATAGTAAAATGTTTGACTTGTGCGCACCAATGAAGGGATGTCCGACCCATCAAGTACGACATCTCTTTATGGAAGGTGATCATAAATTCAAAGACAACCTTGGCAAGGCCGATGTGCATTGCTTTTTGTTAACGGATATGCTGCTCGTTTGCAAAACGATCGCAAAACGTGGTCTCGGTTCGCTCAAAGTGATTCGTCAACCGTACTTAACAGATAGGCTTGTTGTACAACaaagcaataatattttaaattgtatctaCCTCAATGAATTTCAAGTGGTCGTTACTGCATTCACTCTACAATGTTCAGAGGCAAAGAACTGGTATGAGTCTTTAAAGCGCGCTAAAATGATTTACACCAGACTGAAGCAAGGTACAGGCAATTGGGACAATTTCCGTTTTGGTGGAGGGAGTGGAGTAAGTAGTGGCACAGTGGACGCACTGGGAGTAAAAAGGTCGCCAATGAATTCATCAATATGCAGTCATGTATCTAGTGCGAATAATAGTCATAGCGGCTCAGTGGAATGGAATGATTCGCGCAATATATCAGTGGACTTTGAAAAGGCCAATTCCTTATCCAGTGATGATGGTTCCATGG gcAAAAATTTGCAACCCGGCCCTCTCAAACTCAAAGTTAACACTGCAACGGCAAATACACTTTCCGTACAGCCACTTAATCATCTGGGACAAAGCCTGCCGAACCTAAATCTTAACCAAAGCCACAC taatttatattatacttaTAGTAATAATACACTGCTGGTACCTGGCACAACAACAAGTCATTCGGGAAATTTGTTGCTATCGCCTAGTCATAGAGGCATTTCTTATCCACCACCTAGTCCAACAAG AGTTCCACTGCGTCGTGGTATGGCCTTTTCCACCTCCACCAAAAATCCGCCACTAGTCAAAACTCGCAATATTACATCACAGAATAGCATCAACTGGTCACAGCTGCAGTCAACATCACCAAGCTTACAACAGCGACATAAAGTAGCAAGTAACGCATCGAACTCCGTGCTGTCATTGCCTCTTAGTGGAGCGCAGCTTACTCAAAATAAAAGTCATGGAATTAGCGAGAGTACAACCATTGCAGGACCTGAAACTAAGACAATTCAACTATCCAATGACAATTTGATAGATGGAacttgccaacaacaacagcatcctCAACAAATGCCTACCTGTAACGAAACCGATGTTTGA
- the LOC105210114 gene encoding uncharacterized protein LOC105210114 isoform X4 translates to MRDDSVDVMGGGFTSALAIVHLQQQQSVVENEIHVSAVPIIGKNNKPISVDRKIKKSTQMQEKLLDNIQTENEDQNIEKAFNINNTRKGNKQSTATVKTTYARPSSTSGNNKASKESCGNFAEKLRRSFRRGEHKSLEIKPPEHRLESLGGTNHREKQYSPDDKISSCNSLIDSGDVNNFNSKPFGIRSLPPLQRNSHSIFSLSHLPSLGVGGSVELSGGTKNSVYSTTGGGHINPALLLDSPDADTPPEYAYHHLSSVATTNSSTSLESNSGDIGERTSSLTSISYWAWHQSNSSMGGEISTNSNNGVSGAGSSGRTVGEFGQSAKQHKQKQKLKSQSDSKSDIQQQQASRSCSITSESSSTKLTRLQNILFKSSNESTKSLHAHSNEGFTASSHNSSSGEWENLGFSTTSGSCSHVGADFFVGSFPEESDDIDNVFTVAQSAENKPVNTSRPVLKRADSSETAGSYYQYTLTSPNNPFLPEIIARTYHSGYDEKNKPLEDNVTNVKYGAGGDQSAAEIDGRGSHSAQLPTPVYSRAGSQESTYSESAVSAIATVKSCTPAPLSSSPINSSSSTPGRQRRKLFILNSPTRHLLHQQSSHKQQQQQQVTTPETSLRKSITCTSATDSNVLKSLNPFLPIASTVEGISKINNTVTTTTSTISKTPVSTTYSTTKRAPLKQSAVTSPITMPQDLNSKREEFLRATMKICLVVSPPNTKLQLKSKSLTHLDGLDPMAACHRGIPVSITPNMLYPDQYTGGVLNSSSTTTNITSEETSTPSGNRSVTSYKKISPFLQRKKPLLIRSEVTSSEYFSVSFCTNQGGLEEEFIPATKGVTLYSALSQALKRRNLTFSQIAINDNKPPNNFLETGYTPLASSLDENTDVENLAGHHLTVTECDDSRKTLQKAASFGSRTRPPRLLSSASTEEATETAVPGKQLKQRWSGLFGIKNPQQSQLCELLNSYAKNGVPQKRASVNFDHPDFDAALEYLDNMHKSWKDIATSTAMNDNEMRIQTAIWELVTTEVYYIHALQTVTDLFLACLEAIQLERLLTDVDQHRLFSNVRDICEANLKFWTLYLYPMVAHSVATGEPLSIAFFHQGFLAFASIFAPYKKYCAEQSTCQFYCKELNRNNALFTSYLAWCESQKLCNRLRLADILVRPMQRLTKYSLLLAAIKKHMLDVEQIESVDSMIHSVENFVFSVNNHLTTRQENERLKGVMARIESYDVVDTNNEHLDKMIKQHSKMFDLCAPMKGCPTHQVRHLFMEGDHKFKDNLGKADVHCFLLTDMLLVCKTIAKRGLGSLKVIRQPYLTDRLVVQQSNNILNCIYLNEFQVVVTAFTLQCSEAKNWYESLKRAKMIYTRLKQGTGNWDNFRFGGGSGVSSGTVDALGVKRSPMNSSICSHVSSANNSHSGSVEWNDSRNISVDFEKANSLSSDDGSMGKNLQPGPLKLKVNTATANTLSVQPLNHLGQSLPNLNLNQSHTTLDSNLYYTYSNNTLLVPGTTTSHSGNLLLSPSHRGISYPPPSPTRVPLRRGMAFSTSTKNPPLVKTRNITSQNSINWSQLQSTSPSLQQRHKVASNASNSVLSLPLSGAQLTQNKSHGISESTTIAGPETKTIQLSNDNLIDGTCQQQQHPQQMPTCNETDV, encoded by the exons ATGAGGGACGACAGTGTGGACGTAATGGGCGGTGGTTTCACTTCCGCTTTAGCAATCGTAcatttgcagcaacaacaaagtgttgTTGAAAACGAAATACACGTCAGCGCAGTGCCCATAATAGggaaaaacaacaaaccaaTTTCCGTggacagaaaaataaaaaagtcaacGCAAATGCAGGAAAAATTATTGGACAATATACAAACGGAAAATGAAGACCAAAACATTGAAAAGGCTTTCAACATAAACAACACAAGGAAGGGAAACAAACAATCTACAGCAACGGTTAAAACCACATACGCCCGTCCAAGTTCTACTTCGGGGAATAATAAAGCATCCAAAGAATCATGTGGAAACTTTGCCGAAAAGTTAAGACGTTCATTCCGACGCGGTGAACATAAATCACTTGAGATTAAACCACCTGAGCACAGATTAGAGAGCCTTGGCGGTACAAATCACAGAGAAAAACAGTACTCTCCGGACGATAAAATTAGTAGCTGTAATAGTCTCATTGACAGTGGCGacgtaaacaattttaattcaaaGCCCTTCGGCATTAGATCATTGCCTCCACTACAGCGCAATTCCCATTCTATATTCTCTCTTTCTCACCTGCCAAGTCTGGGTGTCGGTGGGAGTGTCGAGTTGAGTGGCGGCACTAAAAACAGTGTGTACAGTACGACTGGTGGGGGACATATCAATCCGGCACTACTTTTGGACAGTCCAGATGCCGATACACCACCGGAATATGCATACCATCACCTAAGTAGTGTGGCGACGACGAACTCGAGTACCTCTTTGGAAAGCAACTCGGGCGACATCGGCGAACGCACTTCGTCTTTAACCAGCATAAGTTATTGGGCGTGGCATCAATCCAACTCCTCTATGGGTGGTGAGATAAGCACCAATAGCAACAATGGTGTGTCAGGAGCAGGTAGTTCGGGACGAACGGTGGGCGAATTTGGCCAATCAGCgaaacagcataaacaaaagcaaaagctaaAATCACAAAGCGATAGTAAAAGTgatattcaacaacaacaagcgagtCGTAGTTGTAGCATTACCAGCGAGAGCAGTTCAACGAAACTTACCCGTCTTCAAAACATTCTTTTTAAGTCAAGTAATGAAAGCACCAAAAGTCTTCATGCGCACTCCAATGAGGGATTTACGGCTTCGTCCCATAATTCTTCTTCAGGTGAATGGGAGAATTTGGGCTTCTCAACAACTAGCGGCAGTTGTAGTCATGTGGGCGCCGATTTTTTTGTCGGCAGTTTTCCAGAAGAATCCGATGATATTGACAATGTGTTTACGGTAGCACAATCTGCGGAGAACAAACCAGTTAACACATCAAGACCAGTATTAAAACGTGCTGACTCAAGTGAAACAGCAGGATCGTATTATCAATATACGCTAACCTCGCCGAATAATCCCTTTTTACCCGAAATTATTGCGCGCACATATCACAGCGGCTATGACGAGAAGAACAAGCCGCTCGAAGATAATGTGACCAACGTTAAGTATGGTGCGGGGGGAGACCAAAGTGCGGCTGAAATCGATGGCAGAGGCTCACATTCGGCTCAACTACCAACGCCTGTTTATAGTCGGGCAGGTTCTCAAGAGTCCACATATAGTGAGAGCGCTGTTTCTGCAATAGCCACAGTGAAAAGTTGTACTCCTGCACCGCTATCTTCTAGTCCTATTAATAGTTCATCATCAACTCCGGGTCGACAGCGCCGCAAGCTCTTCATTTTGAATTCACCCACACGACACTTGCTGCATCAACAGTCATctcacaaacagcaacaacaacaacaagtcacTACTCCAGAAACATCTCTCCGTAAATCTATAACGTGTACTTCCGCTACCGACAGCAATGTTCTAAAGAGTCTTAATCCTTTTCTTCCAATTGCGAGTACTGTTGAAGGTATCAGCAAAATCAACAACACAGTCACAACGACCACATCAACGATTTCAAAAACACCGGTCTCTACAACGTACAGTACAACGAAGCGTGCGCCACTAAAGCAATCAGCCGTAACATCTCCCATCACCATGCCGCAGGACTTGAATTCAAAACGCGAGGAATTCTTACGTGCTACCATGAAGATTTGCTTAGTAGTCTCTCCGCCAAATACCAAATTGCAG TTGAAATCGAAAAGTCTAACACACTTAGATGGCCTCGACCCGATGGCAGCATGTCATCGTGGTATTCCCGTTAGCATAACACCGAATATG CTTTATCCAGATCAATACACAGGTGGGGTGTTGAACTCttcttcaacaacaacaaatataactaGCGAAGAAACATCAACTCCATCAGGCAACAGGTCTGTGACGAGTTATAAGAAAATATCTCCATTTCTACAGCGTAAAAAGCCACTGCTAATACGCAGTGAG GTCACGAGTTCGGAATATTTTTCAGTGAGCTTTTGTACAAATCAAGGTGGTCTAGAGGAGGAATTCATACCAGCGACCAAAGGTGTAACTCTATA CTCCGCGCTAAGTCAAGCCCTAAAACGACGCAATTTGACATTCTCACAAATCGCCATTAATGATAATAAACCAcctaataattttttagaaactg GGTACACACCATTAGCTAGTTCTTTGGATGAAAATACTGATGTAGAAAATTTAGCTGGACATCATTTGACCGTAACTGAATGCGACGATAGTCGAAAAACTTTACAAAAGGCCGCATCATTT GGTTCCCGAACTCGTCCACCGCGATTACTCTCCTCCGCCTCTACAGAAGAGGCTACCGAAACTGCTGTTCCAGGAAAACAACTCAAACAACGCTGGTCCGGTTTGTTCGGTATTAAAAATCCACAACAGAGTCAATTATGTGAACTGCTTAATAGTTACGCAAAGAATGGTGTACCACAAAAGCGAGCATCAGTAAACTTCGACCATCCGGATTTTGATGCGGCCCTAGAGTATTTGGATAACATGCACAAATCGTGGAAGGATATTGCCACTAGCACAGCTATGAATGACAACGAAATGAGAATACAAACAGCAATTTGGGAGTTAGTTACCACCGAAGTATACTACATTCACGCACTCCAAACAGTTACAGAT tTGTTTTTGGCATGTTTGGAAGCTATACAATTAGAGCGACTTCTCACCGATGTAGATCAACATCGGCTCTTTTCGAATGTACGTGATATATGTGAAGCAAATCTTAAGTTTTGGACCCTTTATCTTTACCCTATGGTGGCGCACAGTGTCGCCACTGGTGAGCCTCTTAGTATTGCGTTCTTCCACCAGGGCTTTCTTGCTTTCGCCTCCATCTTCGCACCATACAAAAAGTACTGTGCAGAACAGAGTACTTGTCAGTTTTATTGCAAGGAGCTTAATCGTAATAATGCCCTTTTTACATCGTATTTGGCATGGTGTGAGTCTCAAAAGCTGTGTAACCGACTCCGATTGGCTGACATTTTAGTGCGACCAATGCAGCGATTGACCAAGTACAGTCTACTTTTGGCAGCGATTAAGAAACACATGTTAGATGTGGAGCAGATCGAGTCAGTCGATTCAATG ATACATTCAGTGGAGAATTTTGTATTTAGTGTGAATAACCACTTGACGACGCGACAGGAAAATGAACGTTTGAAAGGTGTTATGGCGCGCATTGAATCTTATGATGTAGTG GACACAAACAACGAGCATCTGGACAAAATGATAAAACAACATAGTAAAATGTTTGACTTGTGCGCACCAATGAAGGGATGTCCGACCCATCAAGTACGACATCTCTTTATGGAAGGTGATCATAAATTCAAAGACAACCTTGGCAAGGCCGATGTGCATTGCTTTTTGTTAACGGATATGCTGCTCGTTTGCAAAACGATCGCAAAACGTGGTCTCGGTTCGCTCAAAGTGATTCGTCAACCGTACTTAACAGATAGGCTTGTTGTACAACaaagcaataatattttaaattgtatctaCCTCAATGAATTTCAAGTGGTCGTTACTGCATTCACTCTACAATGTTCAGAGGCAAAGAACTGGTATGAGTCTTTAAAGCGCGCTAAAATGATTTACACCAGACTGAAGCAAGGTACAGGCAATTGGGACAATTTCCGTTTTGGTGGAGGGAGTGGAGTAAGTAGTGGCACAGTGGACGCACTGGGAGTAAAAAGGTCGCCAATGAATTCATCAATATGCAGTCATGTATCTAGTGCGAATAATAGTCATAGCGGCTCAGTGGAATGGAATGATTCGCGCAATATATCAGTGGACTTTGAAAAGGCCAATTCCTTATCCAGTGATGATGGTTCCATGG gcAAAAATTTGCAACCCGGCCCTCTCAAACTCAAAGTTAACACTGCAACGGCAAATACACTTTCCGTACAGCCACTTAATCATCTGGGACAAAGCCTGCCGAACCTAAATCTTAACCAAAGCCACAC TACGCTCGACagtaatttatattatacttaTAGTAATAATACACTGCTGGTACCTGGCACAACAACAAGTCATTCGGGAAATTTGTTGCTATCGCCTAGTCATAGAGGCATTTCTTATCCACCACCTAGTCCAACAAG AGTTCCACTGCGTCGTGGTATGGCCTTTTCCACCTCCACCAAAAATCCGCCACTAGTCAAAACTCGCAATATTACATCACAGAATAGCATCAACTGGTCACAGCTGCAGTCAACATCACCAAGCTTACAACAGCGACATAAAGTAGCAAGTAACGCATCGAACTCCGTGCTGTCATTGCCTCTTAGTGGAGCGCAGCTTACTCAAAATAAAAGTCATGGAATTAGCGAGAGTACAACCATTGCAGGACCTGAAACTAAGACAATTCAACTATCCAATGACAATTTGATAGATGGAacttgccaacaacaacagcatcctCAACAAATGCCTACCTGTAACGAAACCGATGTTTGA